ATGCATCACGTCTTAACATAGCTGAGAAGAGGTATTTACCATCATAATCATATTGCACTCTACTAAAGAATGAATACCATCTGTCTTCGTTTATACCTGTTGATGCATTGCTATTCTGTCTTATAGTTTCTCCGCTATCAATATTCCCGTCAGCATCTACAACCTCATCATAAATAAATGATTGAGTATTAAATAAGTATGCATTTTTCCAGCTATCTCTATCTGGACTTATGGTTAAATAACCAAACCCGTAAGCACCATAAAAATTCTCACTTCTTATAGAAGAACCCAATAAAGCACTAACATTATGTTTTTCTATTGAAAACTTATAGTCTATAAAATTCTCAAAATTATAATCGAAGTAATTTTGGTTGTCTTCACTTACTGTACTAAAAACATCCGTAACTCCGTTATCATTTCTATCTAAATCGAAAGCTCCTCCATTTAATGTAACGCTATTTACAACCTTCCCAGATCCGTAATAGCTTAAAGGGTTATATCCTCTATTTACAACATCGGCATAATTAAAATTAAAACGGCTAGTTGCTTTTAAGTTTTCTAAAATATTATATTCTAATTCGATTTTCCCAGTAAACCTATTCGTTTTAGATTGATTGTAGGTGTTATTAACTACAGCTAAAGGATTCACAATTTCAGAACCCTGGTTATCTCCAATATAAGTAAACCCTCTTGATGGACCTGTTCCGTCTGTACCGTCATAAACCGAAGTTAAAGGTGATGCATTTAGACCATAATATAAAACAGACCCTCTACCGCCTTCATTTATTCCTTTACTTTTAATGTTTGTGTAAAGTAAAAATGTATTAAGTTTTAATTTTTTTGATAAATCGATGCCTAAGTTGTTTTTAATGGTCATACGGTTATAATTAGATTTATCTGGAGCTATAATACCATCTTGAGCAAAATAACTAGCACTTACACTATATGTAACTGTATCTGAACCTCCATTAGCTCCAATTGTATGATTTATAATTGGAGATGTTGTAAATAATTCATCTTGCCAATCTGTTCCAACACCAAATCCTCCAATATTGGGATAAGGAATACCATTGCCATCTGCAGCTTCTGTTTCATTTATATATACAGCATACTCTGTAGCATTCATTAAATCTAATTGATTTGAAGCCTGTTGCATGGATAAAAATGAGTTATAAGAAAACTTTGTAGCTCTGTTTCTCTTACCAGATTTAGTTGTAATAAGTATAACACCATTAGCTGCTTGAACTCCATAAATAGCAGAACTAGCATCTTTAATAATGTCCATTTTTTCAATATCATTTGGATCTATAATACCCAAATCTGGACCAATATTAACACCATCAACAATAACCAAAGGGCTATTATCTCCGTTGGTTGTTACACCACGTATTCTAATATTTAATCCCGCTCCAGGAGATCCCGAATTGGATGTTACTTGTACACCAGCTGCATTACCTTTTAAAGCTTCTTCAATTCTGGCAGGGTTAGATTCAATAATCTTTTCTGAATCTATACTTGTAAAAGCTCCAGAAACTAATTCTTTTCTTTGAGAGCCATATCCAATTACAACAACCTCTTCGAGCTTAGCAAGATCTTCTTCTAATTGAATTTTTAAATTAGCAGAATCCGTTATAACAATTTCTTTTGTTATATAACCAATATAGCTAAATGATAAGGTAGCACCTGCTTCAACATTGGTAATTATAAAATTACCGTCAAAATCTGTTACTGTTCCTTTACTTGTATTCTTGACTATTACATTAACTCCTGGTATAGGAAAGCCTGCATTGTCTTGAACATTTCCACTTATATCTTTATTCTGCGCACTAGCGTAAGCAAAAAAGAATAAGGTTAAAATTTTTAAGAGTGTTTGCCTCATTTTAATATAGTTTATTTAGTTTCAGTAAAGCTAGTATCACTAATTGTTAATTTATAGTTTTTTACCTCAACAAAAAACATACATAGTAAAAAAATTATGTAAATTTTACGAAAAAGACAATAATTACAAGGGTTTTTAAGAATAATGAATTACAAAAAAATAACCTTTAAAACAAAAAAACACAACAATGTTGTGCTTTTGTATAGGTAAAAATTAAGTGTGTTGTAGTCTTAAATTTCTAAAATGTAGTCTGTAAGGCTTGACTCGTGTGGTAAATTCATTTTTTTACGCAATCTGTATCGTTTTACCTCTACACTTCTTGAAGATATATTAAGCAAAGGCGCTATTTCTTTTGAAGATAAATTTAGTCGTAAATAAGCACATAATCTTAAATCGTTTGAGGTAAGCGATGGATGTTCTGCTTTTATGATTTTAAGAAAATCTTTATCGGCGTTATTAAAGGCTTCTTCAAACAGATGCCAATCATCGGTATTATTTAAATTTTTGTCAATTATTTTAATAACATGCTTAATTGCATTTTTAGTATCATCGGCATTTTTAAGTTCTTTTTTAATACTATTTAAAAACTCATTCTTTTTAATTAAGCTCATAGTAGAAATACCAAGTTCTCTATTTTTATTTTCAATATCTTGCCTTAAATTATCATTATTAAAACGCATTAATTGTTGTTTGTTTTCAAGTTCTTTAAGCTCTAAATCTCGCATCGTTTTACGTAATAATTTTTCTCTTTGTTTTTTGTAATAACGCTTATACATATGGTGCATAAATAATGAAAACAATAAAACAATAAGGATATAGCTTACCAAAAATAAATTGGATAAAAACCAAGGCCTCTCTATATTAAAACTATAAGATGCTACATTAGCACTAATATTATTACCTGTTTTAGCACGTACATTAAATGTATAATCGCCATACGGAAGGTTATTAAAAAAAACTTTTGATTCGTGTGTCCATTCACTCCATTTAGGATATATTCCTAATAATTGATATTGATACTTGGTACCTAACGATTTTTCAAATTCTGGTACACTATAACTAAATTCAAAATTATTTTCTTGGTTTTTAAAAGTACCATGAATAGATTTATTAATAATTTTTGGAGGTGAATTTAAGTCTGTTTCAGCAATTGAATTAATAGAAACTCTATAATTTTTATTACGAATTTTATTTAAATTTAATAGTAAATAACCTGAAGAGGTTCCTATTAAATATTTTTCCTTATTTATAAAAGTTATATTTTCATATCCTGTTTGACCAATTGGAAAAGATTCTGAAAATGAAATTTTATTAAATTTTAACTTATCACTTAATTTACTTGTAATTACATAATTTAAATTGTTTTTAGAAAAACTCCATAATGTATTGGTTTCTTTAATAAAAACAAGTCTTCCAGATGTGTAGTTTTCTTTATCTAAAATGGCGCTTAAAATTGAATCTTTTACAAATGAATTTATTTTCTCTTTATATTTAAAAACACCATTACTATAGGTATAATAAATATTATCATTATAATTAATTAAGCTAGAATTAAGTTCTTTTTCGACATTTAAATCCTTATCCATTTTTACAACTTCTGTAAAATCATCATTTACTTCAAGAATAAAAACACCTTTATATTCATGACTTACCAATATTTTATTTCCAGATATTTCAAAAAACTTACTAGAAAAGTTAAATCCTTTTATCTTATTTTTTAAAACCCATGTATTATTTTTTCTTTCAATAATATATAAGCCATCATAATTACCTTGAAGTAATGTATTTTCATTTATTGGCTTAATACTCCAAGTGCCTTGTATATCTATAATCTTTTCAATTTTGTTATTATTAATAACAAACGTTCCTGAATCATGCCCGCAAAATAACTGATTATTAATTTCGCTTAAATTCCAAACAGCTCCTTGAGATCCTTCAATAAATTTAAAATTATCTTTAGACTCTAATGATTTATAAAATAGACCTTGATTGGTTCCTAAATATAAATTGTTATTAAACACAGCAGAGGCATAAACTGTTCCTATTTTTCCTTCTTTATCTTTATAAATTGTAAAAGGAGAATTAATATTAACACAGTTAATACCATTATTTAACGCTAGCCAAATATTATTATCAAAGTCTTCAAATACATAATGAATAGAATTATTGCTTAAGCCATTAGTTATATTAGTATGATAATCTATCTCGCCATTAACAGTAAGATGAATAATACCGTTAGATCTAGTGCCTAGTATAAAACTCTTATCTTTTAATTGCGTGCTTCTATAAACACTTACTTTAGAAAGTAGGGTATTTGCAGGTATATTCCATTTTATAAGTTTATTATCATTTAGAATATAAAACCCACTATCTTCTGTTTCTATTAATAGTTTATTGTCATGATAAAACATGTTAACCATTAAATTATCTTTAATTATATCATGATTAGAAATTAATTTAGCTTTTCCTTTTTCTATAGTATATAAACCGTCTTTAGTTTTTTGAAAATAAATTGCATCATTAACTTTAAATATTTTATAAATTAAATTTTCAGATTCTATAATATCTAAAGTTTGATCGTTTTTATGATATATATATATTCTATTTAAAGATTGAAATAAAATAAAATCATTTAAACTAATAATGTTCCAAAACTCTTCATCTTCAATAAATTTTATATTTAATTTTTTTGATAAGGATGTATATAATAATACACCTAAATCATTTTTTTTCCAATAACCGAATTCTTGATTACACCCTGTATAAATAATATCATCTATAATATTTACAGAGCGTATTATAGATTGATTAGGAGATTTATATAATTGCCATTTTGAACCATTAAATTCTAATAGTCCTTTATTATTAGCCACATATATATATTTCTCTTTAGATTGTGTTATAGACCAATTTTGTGTTTCGGCGCCATAATCATTTGGATAAAAAATTTGAATAGGGGGTTGCTCTTGAGCTTTCAAAATAATAAAAGCAAATAACCATATATACCTTATATAAAAAATAGCGTTTTGCATTTAAATAAAAATAAATGTTATGGTACTAATATAATCTAAATCCTTTTAAAATAAGGAATTAAATAAAAATTGTATGGCTTTAGTATGGAAAAAATAAGATTTAGATCTTGTTTTTAAATACCATACAAAAAAAGCCAATACTTAAAGTATTGGCTTTTTATGTATAAGACACGTTTTTAATTTATTCATTCATTCTCTTTATTCTTCCTCCTAAAACTTTACTTTCATTAACTGTTTCTGGATTGCCGTAAATAAACACATCACCTCCAGCTCTAATTTTAACATCTACTAATTTTGATGCATTTACATGAGCTTCGCCTGCGGCTTTTATATTTACTTCTGTTTTATCTGTTTTAAACTCACTTCCTTGATAAGTACCACCTGTTGAAATTGAAATATTTTGATTTTTCGATTTACCAGTAACTGTAATTATACCACCTGTAACAGCTTTAATATTTGTATAAGTAACATTTACTGGAACATTAATTTTACCTCCTTCTTGAGCTCTTAAATCTATTTCAAATTGTTTTATAGTATCATCAGAAAGTACTTTAGCACCTTCATTAACATCTATAACATCAAGAGCTGTATAATGTAAAACTATTTTTGTTTTATTACCATCAAAAGCTTCTTCTAATTTCATTTTTATTTTTAAAGTTCCGTTTTTATTATTTATAATAACATCTGCTTTGTTTTCTCCTGTTATAATAACTTTGTTATCATTAGACTTTACTAATTCAACTTCTATTAAATCGTAAACTTTAAGCTCGCTAAAATCGCCAACAGCTTTTTCAATAGGGTTTTGTGCAAAAATTACTGTTGTTATAAAAAGAATAAATACTTTAACTAATGTTTTCATATGTTTATAATTATTGTTTTTTATGTAACGCAAAACTATCAATAATTATTCCGTTGTTAATTCACTTTATGAAAATTTTATAAGAAACTAAAATATACTAAGATATCTATATAATCTAACCTGTTACTATATCTAAATAATCTTAAACACATAATTTCTATTTAGAATTGGTTGTTGTTAGTATCATTCCATTTTTTTTAGTACTTAAGAAACTACTATATTGTGCTTTACTAATTATTAAAGTTAAACATTATGAATAAGTTATTATCTAAATCAGCATTAATAGTTGGAATAATTGTTACTGCATTTTTTCTTTTAGCTGTTGGTCCAAAATTAATAGGGTCAATATTAGAAAATGGAATAAATGGAATAAAGGAAATAGGAGGAGCAATTATGAATTGGTATGATAATCCAACTGGGTTTTTCATTACCTATTTTGTTGGATACGCTGTTATTTGGAAAAGTAAACTAATAGGGGCACTTATTATTATTCTTGCCTGTGTATTAGTTACTCTAGTTAATATTGACAACATGGGGTGGATTATATTCACTCTCCCTGCTGCTGCAGTAAGTATATTATATTTATTACTTTGGAATAAAACTAAAAGAATAAAAAACAATGCCTAAGAATGTATAACCGCAATTACAGCATATTCGACTACGTCCGAATCCACTCGGAATTACTAATGTCAGTGCCAAACCTAAAATTAACGCTTATAAACCCGTAACTGAAGGTTATACGAGACCATTAAACGAACCTCTCAAAAATAAAAAGAAAGCCTCAAATTATTACATAATCTGAGGCTTTTCATTTTACTAAAATTTCACGAATTAATCTTCAGGTTTTCCTATTAGATTAAAATCGAGATGTTTTTTAACTAAATCGGTGTTTTTAACTTTTACAATAACCTCATCACCTAATTGATACATGGTTTTTGTGTTTCTGCCAACCATAGCATATAAATCTTGATCGAACGCATAATGATCGTCATTCATATCGCGAACACTTACCATACCTTCACATTTATTAGAAATAATTTCTACATAAATTCCCCAATCGGTTACACCAGAAATAACACCTACAAATGTTTCATCTTTATGGTCTTGCATAAATTTAATTTGCATGTATTTAATAGAATCGCGTTCTGCTTTAGTAGCCAGATTTTCCATGTTACTAGAATGGTTACATTTTTCTTCATAAATATCCTCGTTAGCCGATTTTTCACCATCTAAATACAATTGTAATAAACGGTGTGCCATCACATCGGGATACCTACGAATAGGCGATGTAAAATGACTATAATAATCGAAAGCCAAACCATAATGTCCAATATTTTTGGTGGTGTATTCAGCTTTACTCATGGTTCTAATTGTTAAAGTATCAACTAGATTTTGTTCTTTTTTTCCGTTTACTTCTTTTAATAAATTATTTAAAGAACTAGAAACACTTTTTCTATCTTTAAAATTTAATTTATAACCAAACTTAGAAACAATACCTTGTAAACTAGCTAATTTACTATCATCTGGCTCGTCATGAACTCTATATACAAAGGTTTTTTTAGGATCTTTTTTACCAACAAATTCCGATACTTTTCGGTTGGCTAATAACATAAATTCTTCAATTAATTTATTAGCATCTTTACTGGTTTTAAAGAATACACCAACTGGATTTGCTTGTTCGTCTAAATCAAATTTTACTTCTACTTTATCAAACGAAATAGCACCATCACGCATACGTTTATTACGCATTTTTTTAGCTAGTTCATCCATTTTTAAAATAGCCAAAGCAATATCTTTTGAAGTTTCGTAATCTTTTCCAGTTAATGAAACTTCACTTGGAATGGTGGTATTTATTTTTCCTGTGTTTTTAAGTACTTCGTCTGCGCTCAGTGTGACATTATTCTCAATAACTGCTTGGGCTTCTTCGTAAGCAAAACGTGCATCACTATAAGTTACGGTTCTACCAAACCATTCATTTTTAATGTCACATTTATCATTCATTTGAAACACAGCAGAAAAGGTTAGTTTTTCTTCATGCGGACGTAATGAACACGCTTTATTAGATAATACTTCTGGTAGCATAGGTACCACACGGTCTACTAAATATATAGAGGTGGCACGTTCGTATGCTTCATCATCTAATACAGAGCCTTCTTGTAAATAATGTGATACATCGGCTATATGAATACCTATTTCATATAATCCGTTATCTAAAATTTTAAACGATAAGGCATCATCAAAATCTTTAGCATCTTTAGGATCGATGGTAAAGGTTAAATCTTTACGCATATCGCGTCGCTTACTAATTTCTTCTTCTGTAATAGAGGTATCTATATTATTAGCAAATTCTTCTACTTCATGCGGAAACTCGTTTGGTAATCCATATTCAGCTAAAATAGCATGAATCTCTGTACTATGATCGCCTGGTTTACCTAAAACTTGCACCACTTTACCATAAGGTGAATCGGCATTTTCTGGCCAATCTTCAAGTTTTACAAGCACTTTATCGCCATCTTCAGCTTTATTAATTTTATTAATAGGAACAAAAATGTCTTTATACATTTTATTACTATCGGCTACTACAAAAGCAAAATTCTTCTTTTCATGAATTTGAATAACACCAACGTATTCGCTTTTTTCTCGATTTAAAACCTTTGTAATTTCGCCTTCTAATTTTCCTCTATGGCGTCGTTTATAAACATAAAATTCTACTTCATCGCCATTTAAGGCTTTATTTATATTGTTTGATGCAATAAATACATCATCTTCAAATTCATCGCAAATAACGTAACCGTTACCTTTTGCAGCTAAATCTAATTTTCCTGTATAATATTCGGTATTAACAATGGCTTTAAATTTACCACGTTCTACTTGTTCTATATCTTGTTTAGCAGCTAATTTTGCTAAGGTTTTTATAATTTGGTTTCTGCTACTAGCATCATTTACACCTAATTTAGCAGCAATTTGTTTGTAGTTGTAAGATTGATTTCTGTCTTTTTTTAAAATACTTAAAATTGTATTTGATAGGTTGGAAATACCTTTGTTGGATTTCCCTTTTTTCTTTTTTGTCATTTAATTTTTGTAATCATATTCATTTCCTAAGATACAGGAAATTGTGTTATTAAATAGCATTATTTTAGGAGAAGGTTTGCTATTTATTTTATACAAAGTTACAATTAAATTATTTAATCTTATTTTCTTAGTGTTAAATTGAAGTTATCAACTATATATATTATATAATTCTTTTTCTTTTAAAATTTAAAAAATAAATGGTGGTTATTATAGTGTGTTAATATCTGGTATAACTTTTTTAAATTTTATTTTGATTACAATAAATTTACATTCTGTTAATAGGTAATTAACAATAGAATTTATATTAATAGGTTCATTTTTAATGATTTTAATTTTTCTATAAACAGTTGTTAACAACTAAAAAGTACTGTTAATTTTTAATAAATATTTATATTTTCATGTTTATATGTATCAAATTTTAGTCTCATAACATTGCTAAAAAAAGTGAGTTAAATTTTAGGTTTTTTAGTTCAGGTTTTTGATTGGAAAATTAAATGGATATTCAATATTATTCTTTTAAAAAAGAATAAACAGTTATTAACAAGTAATGAGTGTTAAAACGATGAGTAATGAACATTGCTTTATTTTTTAATAAGAAATAAAATTAAAAACTTTATAAATAATGAAGTAACTTATTGATTATTAGTTATAAGTATTTTATAATAGTACTTATTAACATTTAAAATTAACTAAGCTAAATTTTTTGAGTTTCTGTTGAAATAGTAATTCTGAAGAAAATAAGAATTTAAAATAAAGTATTTTAAAGATAGAACTAAATAATGATTGATTAAAAGGTATTGTTAATTTGTAACTTATTAAGTTATAATAAATAGAGTTTCATTAACTTTGAACTTTAAACTATATATTACTTTTATTATGATAATTTCAATAGGAAATGACCACGCAGGAACCGATTATAAATTTGCCATCATGAAGCATTTAGAAGCAAAAGGTTATACTGTTAATAACTATGGTACCGATACAAATGATAGTGTAGATTATGCCGATTTTGTACACCCTGTTGCTGAAGATGTTGAAACTAATAAAGCCGATTTTGGTATTTTAGTTTGTGGTAGTGCAAATGGAGTTGCTATGACAGCTAATAAACACCAAAAAATACGTGCTGGTTTGTGTTGGAATAAAGAAATTGTACATCTTATTCGCAGTCATAATAATGCTAATATTTTATGCATTCCTGCTAGATTTACTGCTATTCCACAAGCTTTAGAAATGGTTGATGTATTTTTAAATACAGAATTTGAAGGCGGACGCCACCAAAACAGAATAGATAAAATACCTTTATCTTGTTAAATGGCACACAACCATTCTCATAATCATTCGCATACACATCCAGATTTAAAAGGACGCAATCTTTTAATATCTATATTTTTAAATATTCTTATTACAGTTTCACAGGTAATAGGTGGTCTTATTTCTGGTAGTTTAGCGCTTTTAAGTGATGCGCTTCATAATTTTAGTGATGTACTTTCATTAGTAGTTAGCTATTTAGCCAATAAATTATCTAAAAAACAAGCTTCATTACACAGAACTTTTGGATATAAACGCGCTGAAATATTAGCAGCGTTTATTAATGCATCTACACTAATTATAGTTGCTATTTTATTAATTATTGAAGCTATTAAACGTTTTCAAGACCCAGAAGAAATAAAATCTAATTTAGTTATTTGGATGTCTCTTTTAGGAATTATTGCTAATGGTATTAGTGTCCTTTTACTTAAAAAAGATTCTGAAGCTAATATGAATATGCGAAGTGCTTATTTACATTTACTTACCGATATGATGGCAAGTGTGGCAGTACTTATAGGTGGTTTATTAATGAAGTTTTATCAGATTTATTGGATAGATAGTGCTTTAACTTTAGCGATAGCTATTTATTTAATTTGGATGGGTTTCGATTTATTAAAAACATCTACCAAAGTACTCATGTTATTTACTCCAGATCATATTCCTATAAAGCAAATAGTTGAAGAAATAAATGCTTTTGATGTTGTTAAAAACTTTCATCATGTTCATGTATGGCAGTTAAATGAAGATGAAGTGCATCTAGAAGCACATATCGATTTTAATGAAGATATTACATTATCAGAATTTGATAGCGTTTTGCACGAAATAGAAGATTTAGTGTTTGATAAATACCATATAAATCATGTAAATATTCAACCAGAATATAGAAAACCTGATGCTAAGGACGTGATTGTACAAGACTAGATTATTTTTTTATTTACGTGAAAACGGAAATTTTTTTTGAGTAAATATAAATATGCTAAAAATAGAAGTAAAAACCTTTTCAGAACTTACTAAACTAGAATTATACAATTTACTACAATTACGCAGTGAAGTATTTGTTGTTGAGCAAGATTGTGTGTATCAAGATATTGATGGAAAAGATATAAAAGCAATACATGTTTTAGGTTTTAAAAATGAAAAAATTATTGCGTATACCAGAATTTTTAAACCAGGAGATTATTTTGAATATGCTAGTATTGGTAGGGTAGTAGTAGCAAAAAATGACCGTGCTTTTAAATATGGTTATGATATTATGAAAGCTTCAGTTCAAGCTATTGAAAACCATTTTAAAGTGAAAAAAATTAAAATTTCAGCGCAAGCATATTTAAAATCATTTTATAATAATTGTGGGTTTAAAGAAATAGGAGAGGAGTATCTTGAAGATGATATTCCACATATAGCCATGATAAAAGCGTAATTATCTTTTTAAAGTAAAGTAACCTTTTACAGTCTTGCCTGTATTTAATACAATAATATACCAATAACTATCACTTGTTAATAAGGCTCCATTATAAGTTCCATCCCAACCAGAAGCATTAGGAAGTAAAAATTTTAATAGCTTACCATGTCTATTATAAATGGTAATATTATTAATGCTGTTATGGTTATCAATGACTTTCCATAAATCATGACTTCCATCATTGTTAGGCGTAAAATATTTAGGAATGTAATAATCGCCATTATTAATTAATACATTAAAGTTTGATTCATTATTATGGCAAACCGTTTCATTATAAATGTAAATGGTTTGAGAGGTTGAAATTATATCTCCAGAATTAAGTGGTGTACCATGACCTCCAGGTGCTGTAAAATAATTTCCGTTGGTAAGTATTGGTAAAGCATAACTAGGTCCAATATAATCGTCTAAAACATCCACTAAAACAAAATTATTACAAGCATTAGGTGCGTTAACATAATTAGAAAAAGAAACAGGTTGCCAATAATTATGATCTTCATTTACTTTATCAACAACAACACAGTTTAAATCTGGATTTAAATTAAAATTCATTAAAACCACATTATTATTATTTCCGTTATTAACATTTAAATCACATAATTGATTATTACTACAGTTTAAACTTGTTAACGATTCATTTTTGGTAAGATCTAATACTGTTAATTGATTACTAAAACAAATAAGAGTATTTAATCGACTATTATTGCTAACATCTAATAGACTTAATAAGTTTTGCTCACAAGATAAAGTAGATAGGTTTGTATTTAAGCTAACATCTAAATTTGATAACAAGTTATTACCACATTGAAATGTACTTAGCACATTATTATTACTAATATCAATTGATGTTAGTTGATTGTTTTCACAAACCAAATCAACTAAAGCTATATTCTTTGAAATATCTAAACTTGTTAAATTGTTGTTTTCACAACGTAAAGCTCTTAAATTAGTATTTTGAGAGGTATTTAATGTTGATAATTGATTGTTAAAACCCCATAAAACTTCTAAGTTAGTATGTATAGTAATATCTAAATTAGATATTTGATTATTGCTAAAAAATAGCTGAGTTAATTGTGTGTTTTGAGAAATATTTAATGTTGATAATTGATTATTAGAACAATTAAGTATAGATAAGGATGTAAAATCTTCAATACCTGTAAGGTCGGAAATATTATATCCTGTAACATCTAAATTTACATTAGCATTAATATTTGATGTTAAAACCAATCCATCTATGGGTGCAACATCTAATCCTTTATCTATTAAAGCTTGTTCAAAATTAGGGTCAGGAATAGTAGTAGTTTGTGCAGCACCAACAAAGCATATTAATGATAAAATAATTAAAAATTTTATCTTTTTAATTGCCACCAACATAGGTAATTAAAATTTCAACACGTCTATCAAATTTAGGATCGCCACCAAGTGGAAATTTTCTTCGCATTCCTAAATGGCGCATACGTTTTTTATCAACGCCTTTTTTAGCAAAATAATCGTAAACATATTTTGCTCTGGTTTCAGAAAGGTTTCTTTGTTTTGTTCTTCTATCAACAGCATCTCTACTATTTTGCGTACAACACACATGCCCTTGAATAGTAAAATAAATATCTTTTCTTTCAGCAAGTACTTCAGCAATTTCGTTTAATATTTTTTTAGACTCTGGTGTTACTGTACTGTAACCTGTTTTAAATAATATATTTTTAAAAATTATTTTATCGCCTTTAGAACTTTCTTTTATTAAGTCTACAACATTTTTTTCTTTAACCTTAGGTTCTTTCTCTTCTACTTTTGGTTTAGGTGTTTTAGC
The nucleotide sequence above comes from Flavobacteriaceae bacterium HL-DH10. Encoded proteins:
- a CDS encoding RNB domain-containing ribonuclease, yielding MTKKKKGKSNKGISNLSNTILSILKKDRNQSYNYKQIAAKLGVNDASSRNQIIKTLAKLAAKQDIEQVERGKFKAIVNTEYYTGKLDLAAKGNGYVICDEFEDDVFIASNNINKALNGDEVEFYVYKRRHRGKLEGEITKVLNREKSEYVGVIQIHEKKNFAFVVADSNKMYKDIFVPINKINKAEDGDKVLVKLEDWPENADSPYGKVVQVLGKPGDHSTEIHAILAEYGLPNEFPHEVEEFANNIDTSITEEEISKRRDMRKDLTFTIDPKDAKDFDDALSFKILDNGLYEIGIHIADVSHYLQEGSVLDDEAYERATSIYLVDRVVPMLPEVLSNKACSLRPHEEKLTFSAVFQMNDKCDIKNEWFGRTVTYSDARFAYEEAQAVIENNVTLSADEVLKNTGKINTTIPSEVSLTGKDYETSKDIALAILKMDELAKKMRNKRMRDGAISFDKVEVKFDLDEQANPVGVFFKTSKDANKLIEEFMLLANRKVSEFVGKKDPKKTFVYRVHDEPDDSKLASLQGIVSKFGYKLNFKDRKSVSSSLNNLLKEVNGKKEQNLVDTLTIRTMSKAEYTTKNIGHYGLAFDYYSHFTSPIRRYPDVMAHRLLQLYLDGEKSANEDIYEEKCNHSSNMENLATKAERDSIKYMQIKFMQDHKDETFVGVISGVTDWGIYVEIISNKCEGMVSVRDMNDDHYAFDQDLYAMVGRNTKTMYQLGDEVIVKVKNTDLVKKHLDFNLIGKPED
- the rpiB gene encoding ribose 5-phosphate isomerase B; this encodes MIISIGNDHAGTDYKFAIMKHLEAKGYTVNNYGTDTNDSVDYADFVHPVAEDVETNKADFGILVCGSANGVAMTANKHQKIRAGLCWNKEIVHLIRSHNNANILCIPARFTAIPQALEMVDVFLNTEFEGGRHQNRIDKIPLSC
- a CDS encoding cation diffusion facilitator family transporter; this translates as MAHNHSHNHSHTHPDLKGRNLLISIFLNILITVSQVIGGLISGSLALLSDALHNFSDVLSLVVSYLANKLSKKQASLHRTFGYKRAEILAAFINASTLIIVAILLIIEAIKRFQDPEEIKSNLVIWMSLLGIIANGISVLLLKKDSEANMNMRSAYLHLLTDMMASVAVLIGGLLMKFYQIYWIDSALTLAIAIYLIWMGFDLLKTSTKVLMLFTPDHIPIKQIVEEINAFDVVKNFHHVHVWQLNEDEVHLEAHIDFNEDITLSEFDSVLHEIEDLVFDKYHINHVNIQPEYRKPDAKDVIVQD
- a CDS encoding GNAT family N-acetyltransferase; the protein is MLKIEVKTFSELTKLELYNLLQLRSEVFVVEQDCVYQDIDGKDIKAIHVLGFKNEKIIAYTRIFKPGDYFEYASIGRVVVAKNDRAFKYGYDIMKASVQAIENHFKVKKIKISAQAYLKSFYNNCGFKEIGEEYLEDDIPHIAMIKA
- a CDS encoding T9SS type B sorting domain-containing protein; this translates as MAIKKIKFLIILSLICFVGAAQTTTIPDPNFEQALIDKGLDVAPIDGLVLTSNINANVNLDVTGYNISDLTGIEDFTSLSILNCSNNQLSTLNISQNTQLTQLFFSNNQISNLDITIHTNLEVLWGFNNQLSTLNTSQNTNLRALRCENNNLTSLDISKNIALVDLVCENNQLTSIDISNNNVLSTFQCGNNLLSNLDVSLNTNLSTLSCEQNLLSLLDVSNNSRLNTLICFSNQLTVLDLTKNESLTSLNCSNNQLCDLNVNNGNNNNVVLMNFNLNPDLNCVVVDKVNEDHNYWQPVSFSNYVNAPNACNNFVLVDVLDDYIGPSYALPILTNGNYFTAPGGHGTPLNSGDIISTSQTIYIYNETVCHNNESNFNVLINNGDYYIPKYFTPNNDGSHDLWKVIDNHNSINNITIYNRHGKLLKFLLPNASGWDGTYNGALLTSDSYWYIIVLNTGKTVKGYFTLKR
- a CDS encoding OmpA family protein, coding for MNKLFVLILITCYGIFGFSQNKLTHEVYFDTDKYIVPSTEENRLLLFISTLNNVDIEFISIYGFCDDIGADTYNLKLSQQRADAIKTIFSNNEISENLITNVDGKGEVLLKIVNEKNLLKIRGLNRKVEIIVKAKTPKPKVEEKEPKVKEKNVVDLIKESSKGDKIIFKNILFKTGYSTVTPESKKILNEIAEVLAERKDIYFTIQGHVCCTQNSRDAVDRRTKQRNLSETRAKYVYDYFAKKGVDKKRMRHLGMRRKFPLGGDPKFDRRVEILITYVGGN